The Pseudomonas allokribbensis genome has a window encoding:
- a CDS encoding DUF4105 domain-containing protein — MLKRLAWLALCVCAPLSAAPHIDPQRLQQLANDRFWISLGHYETAKLGGWRSYVSDKKFFLAPDGNEHPDHELAATVQALYAPASLGEQHAQCVYPARTRWLKDQLNLSDLPTPDCTDFKKWFKDVSPHSAVMIFPAAYLNSPSSMFGHTLLRIDQADVQSDKTSLLSYAINFGAYIEGSDNSILYAWKGLMGGYPGLFALVPYQEKLSEYRSLENRDLWEYRLNLTQAETARMVEHVWELKQIQFDYFFFDENCSYRLLELLQVARPSLRLTEQFPLTAIPTDTVKAVKEAGLVEHIEYRPSRERELLSRAEPLTGEEQDQVLKVSADQQQLQDPAFKSLPRDRQALIIDAAYRLERYRANGQERDPQRAQRSFELLRAINKNPAPELQIPQPGLPEDGHESRTWQAGLGTRGDRAFGEYGLRMAYHDLNDNAESFPLGAQIEILQMKLRQYEGNHWQFQQLDLATIRSLTPRNALLQPLSWQVTGGLERVPGKHDDETLVSHVNGGGGGTWALGDDVLGFALGTVRVEHNNDFAGFVSPAGGFNTGVLWKNPLGNLSVEAKGDYFFNGEVRRSLSLNQQWELSRNLGLRLSAQREFSHLATPETEVMLEVKWYHY; from the coding sequence ATGCTCAAACGCCTTGCCTGGCTGGCGCTGTGTGTCTGCGCCCCGCTGTCCGCCGCGCCCCACATCGACCCTCAACGTTTGCAGCAACTGGCCAACGATCGCTTCTGGATTTCCCTCGGCCACTACGAAACCGCCAAACTCGGCGGCTGGCGCAGTTACGTCAGCGACAAGAAGTTCTTCCTCGCCCCCGACGGCAACGAGCACCCCGACCACGAACTGGCCGCCACCGTCCAGGCGCTGTACGCCCCGGCCAGTCTCGGCGAGCAACACGCGCAGTGCGTCTACCCGGCGCGCACGCGCTGGCTGAAAGATCAACTCAACCTGAGCGACCTGCCAACGCCGGACTGCACCGACTTCAAGAAATGGTTCAAGGACGTCTCGCCTCACAGCGCGGTGATGATTTTCCCGGCGGCCTACCTCAACAGCCCGTCGTCGATGTTCGGTCACACCCTGCTGCGCATCGACCAGGCTGACGTGCAAAGCGACAAGACCTCGCTGCTCAGCTACGCGATCAACTTCGGCGCCTACATCGAAGGTTCGGACAACAGCATCCTGTATGCCTGGAAAGGCCTGATGGGCGGATATCCGGGACTGTTCGCGCTGGTGCCATATCAGGAAAAACTCTCGGAATACCGCAGCTTGGAAAACCGCGACCTGTGGGAATACCGGCTCAACCTGACGCAAGCCGAAACCGCACGGATGGTCGAGCATGTGTGGGAGCTGAAGCAGATCCAGTTCGACTACTTTTTCTTCGATGAAAACTGCTCCTATCGCCTGCTCGAACTGTTGCAGGTCGCGCGTCCGAGTCTGCGCCTGACCGAGCAATTCCCGCTGACCGCGATCCCCACCGACACGGTCAAAGCGGTGAAGGAAGCCGGACTGGTGGAGCACATCGAATACCGCCCGTCCCGCGAGCGTGAATTGCTCAGCCGCGCCGAGCCCCTGACCGGCGAGGAACAGGACCAGGTGCTGAAAGTCAGCGCCGACCAACAGCAATTACAGGATCCGGCCTTCAAGTCCCTGCCCCGCGACCGGCAGGCGCTGATCATCGACGCCGCGTATCGGCTGGAACGCTACCGCGCCAACGGCCAGGAGCGTGATCCACAGCGAGCGCAGCGCAGTTTCGAACTGCTGCGGGCAATCAACAAGAACCCGGCACCGGAGCTGCAAATCCCGCAGCCGGGTCTGCCCGAAGACGGCCACGAATCCCGCACCTGGCAGGCCGGTCTCGGCACTCGCGGTGACCGCGCATTCGGCGAGTACGGCTTGCGTATGGCCTACCACGATCTCAACGACAACGCCGAGAGTTTCCCCCTCGGCGCGCAGATCGAAATCCTGCAAATGAAGCTGCGCCAGTACGAAGGCAATCACTGGCAGTTCCAGCAGCTGGATCTGGCAACCATCCGCTCGCTGACGCCGCGCAATGCGCTGTTGCAGCCGCTGTCGTGGCAAGTCACCGGCGGTCTGGAGCGAGTGCCGGGCAAGCATGACGACGAAACCCTGGTCAGCCATGTCAACGGTGGCGGTGGCGGCACTTGGGCGCTGGGTGATGATGTACTGGGGTTTGCGCTCGGCACCGTGCGTGTTGAACACAACAATGATTTCGCCGGGTTCGTTTCCCCCGCAGGTGGTTTCAATACCGGTGTGCTGTGGAAAAACCCGTTGGGCAATCTCAGTGTGGAGGCCAAGGGCGATTACTTCTTCAATGGCGAAGTGCGCCGCAGCCTGAGCCTGAACCAGCAGTGGGAGTTATCCCGCAACCTCGGCCTGCGCCTCAGCGCCCAGCGTGAGTTCAGCCATCTGGCAACGCCGGAGACCGAAGTGATGCTTGAGGTGAAGTGGTATCACTACTGA
- the gdhA gene encoding NADP-specific glutamate dehydrogenase: MIESVESFLARLKKRDPDQPEFHQAVEEVLRSLWPFLEAHPHYLTSGILERICEPERAVVFRVSWVDDQGKVQVNRGFRIQMNSAIGPYKGGLRFHPSVNMGVLKFLAFEQTFKNSLTSLPMGGGKGGSDFDPKGKSDAEVMRFCQAFMSELYRHIGADVDVPAGDIGVGAREIGFLFGQYKRLSNQFTSVLTGKGMTYGGSLIRPEATGFGCVYFAEEMLKRREQTVEGKRVAISGSGNVAQYAARKVMDLGGKVISLSDSEGTLYCEAGLSEEQWLALLELKNVKRGRISELAAAFGLEFRAGQLPWSLPCDIALPCATQNELDAEAARTLLRNGCVCVAEGANMPTTLEAVDIFIEAGILFAPGKASNAGGVAVSGLEMSQNAMRLLWTAGEVDSKLHAIMQSIHHACVHYGEENGRINYVKGANIAGFVKVADAMLAQGVV, encoded by the coding sequence ATGATCGAATCCGTCGAATCCTTCCTCGCCCGTCTGAAAAAACGCGATCCGGATCAACCCGAATTCCACCAGGCCGTCGAAGAAGTCCTGCGCAGCCTGTGGCCGTTTCTCGAAGCCCATCCGCACTATCTGACCTCGGGAATTCTGGAGCGCATCTGCGAGCCGGAGCGGGCGGTGGTGTTCCGCGTGTCGTGGGTCGACGATCAGGGCAAGGTGCAGGTCAATCGCGGATTCCGCATCCAGATGAACAGCGCCATCGGCCCGTACAAGGGCGGTTTGCGCTTCCATCCTTCGGTGAATATGGGCGTGCTGAAATTCCTCGCCTTCGAACAGACCTTCAAGAACTCCCTGACTTCGTTGCCCATGGGCGGCGGCAAGGGCGGTTCGGACTTCGATCCGAAGGGCAAGAGCGACGCCGAAGTCATGCGTTTCTGCCAGGCATTCATGAGTGAGTTGTACCGCCACATCGGTGCCGACGTGGATGTGCCGGCCGGCGATATCGGTGTCGGCGCACGGGAGATCGGTTTCCTGTTCGGCCAGTACAAACGCCTGAGCAACCAGTTCACCAGCGTGCTGACCGGCAAGGGCATGACCTACGGCGGCAGCCTGATCCGCCCGGAAGCCACCGGTTTCGGTTGCGTGTATTTCGCCGAAGAAATGCTCAAGCGTCGCGAGCAGACCGTCGAAGGCAAGCGCGTGGCGATCTCCGGTTCCGGCAACGTTGCCCAGTACGCGGCCCGCAAAGTGATGGATCTGGGCGGCAAGGTGATTTCCCTGTCCGATTCCGAAGGCACGTTGTACTGCGAGGCAGGCCTGAGCGAAGAACAGTGGCTGGCGCTGCTGGAACTGAAGAACGTCAAGCGCGGGCGGATCAGCGAACTGGCGGCGGCATTCGGCCTGGAGTTCCGCGCCGGTCAGTTGCCATGGTCGTTGCCGTGCGACATCGCACTGCCATGCGCCACCCAGAACGAACTCGACGCCGAAGCCGCCCGCACCTTGCTGCGTAACGGCTGCGTGTGTGTGGCCGAAGGCGCGAACATGCCGACCACCCTTGAGGCTGTGGATATCTTTATCGAGGCCGGCATCCTGTTCGCGCCGGGCAAGGCATCGAATGCCGGCGGCGTGGCGGTCAGCGGTCTGGAGATGTCGCAGAACGCCATGCGCCTGCTGTGGACGGCGGGCGAGGTGGACAGCAAGCTGCACGCGATCATGCAGTCGATCCACCACGCTTGCGTGCATTACGGTGAGGAAAACGGGCGGATCAACTACGTCAAAGGCGCGAACATCGCCGGCTTCGTCAAAGTCGCCGACGCGATGCTGGCGCAAGGCGTGGTTTAA
- the glyA gene encoding serine hydroxymethyltransferase — protein MFSRDLTIAKYDADLFAAMEQEAQRQEEHIELIASENYTSPAVMEAQGSVLTNKYAEGYPGKRYYGGCEYVDVVEQLAIDRAKELFGADYANVQPHAGSQANAAVYLALLSAGDTILGMSLAHGGHLTHGASVSSSGKLYNAIQYGIDANGLIDYDEVERLAVEHKPKMIVAGFSAYSQILDFPRFREIADKVGAYLFVDMAHVAGLVAAGVYPNPVPFADVVTTTTHKTLRGPRGGLILARANADIEKKLNSAVFPGAQGGPLEHVIAAKAICFKEALQPEFKAYQQQVVKNAQAMAGVFIERGFDVVSGGTENHLFLLSLIKQEISGKDADAALGKAFITVNKNSVPNDPRSPFVTSGLRFGTPAVTTRGFKEAECKELAGWICDILADLNNEAVIDAVREKVKAICKKLPVYGA, from the coding sequence ATGTTCAGCCGTGATTTGACTATTGCCAAGTACGACGCCGATCTTTTTGCCGCCATGGAGCAAGAAGCCCAGCGCCAGGAAGAACACATCGAGCTGATCGCTTCGGAGAACTACACCAGCCCAGCGGTGATGGAAGCTCAAGGCTCGGTTCTGACCAACAAGTACGCCGAAGGCTACCCGGGCAAGCGCTACTACGGTGGTTGCGAGTACGTCGACGTTGTTGAGCAACTGGCCATCGACCGCGCCAAAGAGCTGTTCGGCGCCGACTACGCCAACGTTCAGCCGCACGCCGGCTCGCAAGCCAACGCCGCTGTCTACCTGGCCCTGCTGTCGGCCGGTGACACCATCCTGGGCATGAGCCTGGCTCACGGCGGTCACCTGACCCACGGCGCCAGCGTTTCCTCCTCCGGCAAGCTGTACAACGCCATCCAGTACGGCATCGACGCCAACGGCCTGATCGACTACGACGAAGTCGAGCGTCTGGCGGTCGAGCACAAGCCGAAAATGATCGTAGCCGGTTTCTCTGCCTACTCGCAGATCCTGGACTTCCCGCGTTTCCGCGAAATCGCCGACAAGGTTGGCGCCTACCTGTTCGTCGACATGGCTCACGTGGCCGGTCTGGTCGCCGCTGGCGTCTACCCGAACCCGGTTCCGTTCGCTGACGTCGTGACCACCACCACCCACAAGACCCTGCGCGGTCCACGTGGTGGCCTGATCCTGGCTCGCGCCAACGCCGACATCGAGAAGAAGCTGAACTCCGCCGTATTCCCGGGCGCCCAGGGTGGCCCGCTGGAGCACGTGATCGCCGCCAAAGCGATCTGCTTCAAGGAAGCACTGCAGCCTGAGTTCAAGGCTTACCAGCAACAAGTGGTGAAAAACGCCCAGGCCATGGCCGGCGTGTTCATCGAGCGCGGTTTCGACGTGGTTTCCGGCGGTACTGAAAACCACCTGTTCCTGCTGTCGCTGATCAAGCAGGAAATCTCCGGTAAAGACGCCGACGCCGCTCTGGGCAAAGCGTTCATCACCGTGAACAAGAACTCCGTGCCAAACGACCCACGCTCCCCGTTCGTCACCTCCGGTCTGCGCTTCGGTACTCCGGCTGTGACCACTCGCGGCTTCAAAGAGGCTGAGTGCAAAGAGCTGGCTGGCTGGATCTGCGACATCCTGGCTGACCTGAACAACGAAGCGGTGATCGACGCCGTTCGTGAGAAAGTCAAAGCCATCTGCAAGAAACTGCCGGTATACGGCGCTTAA
- a CDS encoding bifunctional diguanylate cyclase/phosphodiesterase, translating to MSNVTPPTSVSSTPPAPGSSLRGTLKGALATLVLLLLALLFWQLLDQLRETQKNQRQYTIDYTADLASQVSLNMSLNAQIALNLLPIVEQPQSTDDQQALLRKLQQSLPDLRSLALLSPSGKILSDSATDSQDADYLSDLVRRSHAQAHYFSNADDGSVVHLLLHQASGSTRGYWALRLTPTFFASLTKQGDSGIRPLWLVENRINHQIISRDEALPSTKTSTLTPDDLANSVLTVPLSSSDWQLRGLFDRQHVLEELLPAFIGKCLLGLAFSLLPFIALLNMRRRQRQVHEGRRRYQDIFEGTGVALCVLDLSGLKQVFEKAQIQTSDQLKAWLDQPQQRQQLLQELRVTEVNQVALQLLNVNSCDHAWQLLIDGHPHSQCAIGNQVLDAVLQQQKQLELEIKLPDINGRDQHLWLVLRLPQEQHDYKAVILSINDITSRKLIELSLLEREGFWSDVVRTVPDHLYVQDVISQRMIFSNHHLGQTLGYNRTELHQMGEYFWEILLHPEDADYYHRSRQMQRHAGYSQLLQCQLRFRHRDGKWRRFDIREQALARDKHDQVTRIIGVAKDITEQIEASESLRDSEQRYRMLAESISDVIFSTDSKLSLNYVSPSVQAVLGYDAEWIFQNGWQSTIANPQQLSGIYHLMDRVSKALDKPEQLAILRSQVQTQMFLFDCLRADGRKIPIELRLVLVWDEHGAFEGVLGVGRDISQQRRAEKDLRMAATVFEHSTSAILITDPAGYIVQANEAFSRVSGYAVSEVLDQLPNMLTVDEQQDAHLRYVLKQLHQHSTWEGEVWLKRRNGEHYPAWVGITAVLDDEGDLASYVCFFSDISERKASEQRIHRLAYYDALTHLPNRTLFQDRLHTALQSADRQKSWVVLMFLDLDRFKPINDSLGHAAGDRMLKDMATRLLACVDDDDTVARMGGDEFTLLLQHRSSREMALNRAIHVAEQILGSLVRPFVLEGREFFVTASIGIALSPQDGNELSQLMKNADTAMYHAKERGKNNFQFYQADMNASALERLELESDLRHALEQNEFVLYYQPQFSGDGKRLTGAEALLRWRHPRRGLVPPGDFIPVLEELGLVVDVGDWVISEACRQLKTWHQSRVRVPKVSVNISARQFSDGQLGTRIATILKETGLPPACLELELTESILMREVSEAMQILAGLKNLGLSIAVDDFGTGYSSLNYLKQFPIDVLKIDRTFVDGLPSGEQDAQIARAIIAMAHSLNLAVIAEGVETHEQLDFLREHGCDEVQGYLFGRPMPATRFEAQFSNDALFMFD from the coding sequence TTGTCCAATGTCACTCCGCCTACTTCTGTGAGCAGCACCCCACCGGCGCCCGGCTCGTCCCTGCGTGGGACATTGAAAGGCGCGCTGGCGACTTTGGTGCTGTTACTGCTGGCGTTGCTGTTCTGGCAACTGCTCGATCAACTGCGTGAAACCCAGAAAAACCAGCGCCAGTACACCATCGACTACACCGCCGATCTCGCTTCGCAAGTCAGCCTCAACATGTCGCTGAACGCGCAGATCGCACTCAATCTGCTACCGATCGTCGAACAGCCGCAGTCCACCGACGATCAGCAGGCGCTGCTGCGCAAGTTGCAGCAATCGCTGCCGGACCTGCGCAGCCTGGCCTTGCTCAGCCCCTCCGGAAAAATCCTCAGCGACAGCGCCACTGACAGCCAGGACGCCGACTACCTCAGCGATCTGGTCCGCCGCAGCCACGCCCAGGCCCATTATTTCAGCAATGCCGACGACGGCTCGGTGGTGCATCTGCTGCTGCATCAGGCCAGCGGCAGCACCCGCGGCTATTGGGCACTGCGCCTGACCCCGACCTTCTTTGCCTCGCTGACCAAACAGGGTGACAGCGGCATCCGCCCTTTGTGGCTGGTGGAAAACCGCATCAACCATCAGATCATCAGTCGCGACGAAGCCCTGCCCTCTACCAAGACCAGCACCCTGACGCCCGACGATCTGGCCAACAGCGTGCTGACCGTGCCGCTGAGCAGCAGCGACTGGCAACTGCGCGGACTGTTCGATCGGCAACATGTACTGGAAGAATTGCTGCCCGCGTTCATCGGCAAATGCCTGCTGGGTCTGGCGTTCTCGCTGTTGCCATTTATCGCGTTGCTCAACATGCGCCGCCGCCAGCGTCAGGTACATGAAGGACGTCGTCGTTATCAGGATATTTTCGAAGGCACTGGTGTGGCCCTGTGCGTGCTCGATCTTTCGGGGCTCAAGCAGGTTTTCGAGAAAGCCCAGATACAGACCAGCGACCAGCTCAAGGCCTGGCTCGACCAGCCGCAACAGCGCCAGCAACTGCTCCAGGAGCTGCGGGTCACCGAGGTCAACCAGGTGGCGCTGCAACTGCTTAACGTCAATTCCTGCGACCACGCCTGGCAACTGCTGATCGACGGTCATCCGCACAGCCAGTGCGCCATCGGCAATCAAGTGCTCGATGCCGTGCTCCAGCAGCAAAAGCAGCTGGAACTGGAAATCAAGTTGCCGGACATCAATGGCCGCGACCAGCACCTGTGGCTGGTGCTGCGCCTGCCGCAGGAACAGCACGACTACAAGGCTGTGATCCTGAGCATCAACGACATCACCAGCCGCAAACTGATCGAACTGTCACTGCTGGAGCGCGAAGGCTTCTGGTCGGACGTGGTGCGCACCGTGCCGGATCACCTGTACGTGCAGGATGTGATCAGTCAGCGGATGATTTTCAGCAACCACCACCTCGGCCAGACCCTCGGTTACAACCGCACCGAGCTGCATCAGATGGGCGAGTACTTCTGGGAAATCCTCCTGCACCCGGAAGACGCCGACTATTACCACCGCTCGCGGCAGATGCAGCGTCACGCCGGTTACAGCCAGTTGCTGCAATGTCAGTTGCGCTTCCGTCACCGCGACGGCAAGTGGCGGCGTTTCGATATCCGCGAACAGGCGCTGGCCCGGGACAAGCACGATCAGGTCACGCGGATCATCGGCGTGGCCAAGGACATCACCGAGCAGATCGAAGCCAGCGAATCCCTGCGCGACAGCGAGCAGCGCTACCGGATGCTCGCCGAAAGCATCAGCGACGTGATTTTCTCCACCGACAGCAAGCTGTCGCTCAACTACGTCAGCCCGTCGGTGCAAGCGGTGCTCGGTTACGACGCCGAATGGATTTTCCAGAATGGCTGGCAGTCGACCATCGCCAACCCGCAGCAACTGAGCGGCATCTATCACCTGATGGACCGGGTCAGCAAAGCCCTGGACAAGCCCGAACAACTGGCAATCCTGCGCAGTCAGGTACAGACCCAGATGTTCCTGTTCGACTGCCTGCGCGCCGATGGCCGCAAGATCCCGATCGAACTGCGCCTGGTGCTGGTGTGGGACGAACACGGCGCCTTCGAAGGCGTGCTCGGGGTCGGTCGCGACATCAGCCAGCAGCGCCGTGCCGAGAAAGACCTGCGCATGGCGGCCACGGTATTCGAGCATTCGACTTCGGCGATCCTGATCACCGACCCGGCCGGTTACATCGTTCAGGCCAACGAAGCGTTCAGTCGAGTCAGCGGCTACGCGGTGAGCGAAGTGCTCGACCAGTTGCCGAACATGCTCACCGTCGACGAACAGCAGGACGCGCACCTGCGTTACGTGCTCAAGCAATTGCATCAGCACAGCACCTGGGAAGGCGAAGTCTGGCTCAAGCGCCGCAATGGCGAGCATTACCCGGCGTGGGTCGGCATCACTGCGGTGCTCGATGACGAAGGCGACCTGGCCAGTTACGTGTGCTTCTTCAGCGACATCAGCGAGCGCAAGGCCAGCGAACAACGGATTCACCGCCTCGCCTACTACGACGCCCTGACCCATCTGCCGAACCGCACGCTGTTCCAGGATCGCCTGCACACTGCGCTGCAATCGGCCGACCGGCAGAAGTCGTGGGTGGTGCTGATGTTCCTCGACCTCGACCGCTTCAAACCGATCAACGACTCTCTCGGCCACGCCGCCGGCGACCGCATGCTCAAGGACATGGCCACCCGGCTGCTGGCCTGCGTCGACGATGACGACACCGTGGCGCGGATGGGCGGCGACGAATTCACTTTGCTGCTGCAACACCGCTCCAGCCGCGAGATGGCGCTGAACCGTGCGATCCATGTGGCCGAGCAGATTCTCGGTAGCCTGGTGCGGCCGTTCGTGCTGGAGGGGCGCGAATTCTTCGTCACCGCCAGTATCGGCATCGCCCTGAGCCCGCAGGACGGCAACGAACTCAGTCAGCTGATGAAGAACGCCGACACCGCGATGTACCATGCCAAGGAGCGCGGCAAGAACAACTTCCAGTTCTATCAGGCCGACATGAACGCCAGTGCGCTGGAGCGTCTGGAGCTGGAAAGCGATCTGCGCCACGCCCTCGAGCAGAATGAATTCGTGCTGTATTACCAGCCGCAGTTCAGCGGCGACGGTAAACGCCTGACCGGCGCCGAAGCCCTGCTGCGCTGGCGTCATCCGCGTCGCGGGCTGGTGCCGCCGGGGGATTTCATTCCGGTGCTCGAAGAACTCGGGCTGGTGGTAGACGTCGGCGACTGGGTGATCAGCGAAGCCTGCCGTCAGCTCAAGACCTGGCACCAAAGCCGCGTGCGCGTGCCGAAAGTCTCGGTGAACATTTCCGCCCGGCAGTTCTCCGACGGCCAGCTCGGCACGCGGATCGCCACCATCCTCAAGGAAACCGGCCTGCCGCCGGCGTGCCTGGAGCTGGAGCTGACCGAAAGTATCCTGATGCGCGAAGTCAGCGAAGCGATGCAGATCCTTGCCGGCCTGAAGAACCTCGGCCTGAGCATCGCGGTCGACGACTTCGGCACCGGTTACTCGTCGCTGAACTACCTCAAGCAATTCCCGATCGACGTGCTGAAGATCGACCGCACCTTCGTCGACGGCCTGCCGTCCGGCGAACAGGACGCGCAGATTGCCCGGGCGATCATCGCCATGGCCCACAGCCTCAATCTGGCGGTGATCGCCGAGGGTGTGGAAACCCACGAGCAGCTGGACTTCCTGCGCGAGCATGGTTGCGACGAGGTTCAGGGTTATCTGTTCGGGCGGCCGATGCCGGCCACCCGCTTCGAGGCGCAGTTCAGCAATGATGCGCTGTTCATGTTCGACTGA
- the ettA gene encoding energy-dependent translational throttle protein EttA, with the protein MAQYVFTMHRLGKVVPPKREILKNISLSFFPGAKIGVLGLNGSGKSTLLKIMAGVDTEFEGEARPMPELNIGYLPQEPQLDPTKTVREVVEEAVSVIKDAQARLDEVYAAYADPDADFDKLAAEQAKLEAILQASDGHNLERQLEVAADALRLPAWDAKVEHLSGGEKRRVALCRLLLSAPDMLLLDEPTNHLDADSVAWLEHFLHDFPGTVVAITHDRYFLDNVAGWILELDRGAGIPYEGNYSGWLEAKSDRLAAESKQQSAHEKAMKEELEWVRKGAKARQSKSKARLQRFEEMQSQEFQKRSETNEIYIPAGPRLGDKVIEFKNVTKGYGDRVLIDNLSFSMPKGAIVGVIGGNGAGKSTLFRMLMGKETPDSGTIEVGETVQLACVDQSREDLDGSKTVFQQISDGSDQIRIGNYEIPSRTYVGRFNFKGGDQQKFVKDLSGGERGRLHLALTLKEGGNVLLLDEPSNDLDVETLRSLEEALLDFPGAAIVISHDRWFLDRVATHILAYEDDSQAVFFEGNYTEYEADRKKRLGEAAAQPHRVRHKKLA; encoded by the coding sequence ATGGCTCAATACGTCTTCACCATGCATCGGCTGGGCAAAGTTGTTCCGCCGAAGCGGGAAATCCTGAAAAACATTTCTCTGTCCTTCTTCCCGGGCGCCAAGATCGGCGTACTCGGCCTCAACGGTTCGGGTAAGTCCACGCTGCTGAAAATCATGGCCGGCGTCGACACCGAATTCGAAGGCGAAGCGCGCCCGATGCCGGAACTGAACATCGGTTATCTGCCGCAAGAGCCGCAACTCGATCCGACCAAGACCGTGCGTGAAGTGGTCGAGGAAGCGGTCAGCGTGATCAAGGACGCCCAGGCCCGCCTGGACGAGGTCTACGCCGCTTACGCCGATCCGGATGCCGACTTCGACAAGCTGGCCGCCGAACAGGCCAAGCTCGAAGCGATCCTGCAGGCCAGCGACGGTCACAACCTGGAGCGCCAGTTGGAAGTCGCCGCCGATGCGCTGCGTCTGCCGGCCTGGGACGCGAAAGTGGAACACCTGTCCGGTGGTGAAAAACGTCGTGTGGCCCTGTGCCGTCTGCTGCTGTCCGCCCCGGACATGCTGCTGCTCGACGAACCGACCAACCACCTGGACGCCGACTCCGTTGCGTGGCTCGAACACTTCCTGCACGACTTCCCGGGCACTGTGGTAGCGATCACGCACGACCGTTACTTCCTGGACAACGTTGCCGGCTGGATTCTGGAACTCGACCGCGGCGCGGGCATTCCGTACGAAGGCAACTACTCGGGCTGGCTGGAAGCCAAGTCCGATCGTCTGGCGGCCGAATCCAAGCAGCAATCGGCTCACGAAAAAGCCATGAAGGAAGAACTGGAGTGGGTGCGCAAAGGCGCCAAGGCCCGCCAGTCGAAATCCAAGGCTCGTCTGCAGCGCTTCGAAGAAATGCAATCGCAGGAATTCCAGAAGCGTTCGGAAACCAACGAGATATACATCCCGGCCGGTCCGCGCCTGGGCGACAAGGTCATCGAATTCAAGAACGTCACCAAGGGCTACGGCGATCGCGTGTTGATCGACAACCTGTCGTTCTCCATGCCGAAAGGCGCCATCGTCGGCGTGATCGGTGGTAACGGTGCTGGTAAATCGACCCTGTTCCGCATGCTGATGGGCAAGGAGACTCCGGATTCCGGCACCATCGAAGTCGGCGAAACCGTGCAACTGGCCTGCGTTGACCAGAGCCGCGAAGACCTCGACGGCAGCAAGACCGTGTTCCAGCAGATCTCCGACGGTTCCGACCAGATCCGCATCGGCAACTACGAGATCCCGTCGCGTACCTACGTCGGTCGCTTCAACTTCAAGGGCGGCGATCAGCAGAAGTTCGTCAAGGACCTGTCCGGTGGTGAGCGCGGTCGTCTGCATCTGGCGCTGACCCTGAAGGAGGGCGGCAACGTCCTGCTACTCGACGAACCGTCCAACGACCTCGACGTTGAAACCCTGCGTTCCCTGGAAGAAGCCCTGCTGGACTTCCCGGGCGCTGCCATTGTGATCTCTCACGATCGGTGGTTCCTTGACCGCGTCGCGACGCACATCCTGGCGTACGAAGACGACTCGCAAGCGGTGTTCTTCGAAGGCAACTACACCGAGTACGAAGCCGATCGCAAAAAGCGTCTCGGCGAAGCAGCGGCCCAGCCACACCGGGTACGCCACAAGAAACTGGCCTGA
- a CDS encoding GreA/GreB family elongation factor, whose amino-acid sequence MSRAFVNEDNAAAQADQPVERQVSTQPNYVTPQGLAQLQAKVAELQTLHAEQAAMGEQADKQRLADLERDLRYFNQRVGSAQVALAPTSTDKVQIGSWVTYADEHATERRVQLVGEDQADAANGLINWASPLGRALLGARLNDEVLWQRPAGNQLIEVIRIDLP is encoded by the coding sequence ATGAGCCGTGCTTTCGTCAACGAAGACAATGCCGCCGCGCAGGCCGACCAGCCGGTCGAACGGCAGGTCAGCACTCAGCCCAATTACGTCACGCCACAGGGGCTTGCCCAGTTGCAGGCGAAAGTCGCCGAACTGCAAACCCTGCATGCTGAACAGGCGGCCATGGGCGAGCAGGCCGACAAACAGCGCCTGGCCGATCTCGAACGGGATTTGCGTTATTTCAATCAGCGGGTCGGCAGCGCCCAGGTCGCGCTCGCCCCGACCTCGACCGACAAGGTGCAGATCGGCAGCTGGGTGACATACGCCGATGAACACGCCACCGAGCGCCGTGTGCAACTGGTCGGTGAAGATCAGGCCGATGCAGCCAACGGCCTGATCAACTGGGCCTCACCGCTGGGCCGCGCACTGCTCGGCGCCCGGCTCAACGACGAAGTGCTGTGGCAGCGCCCGGCCGGCAATCAACTGATCGAAGTGATCCGCATCGATCTGCCTTAA